From the genome of Papaver somniferum cultivar HN1 chromosome 2, ASM357369v1, whole genome shotgun sequence, one region includes:
- the LOC113349224 gene encoding protein ZINC INDUCED FACILITATOR-LIKE 1-like isoform X2, which translates to MSSNTVLYYENCEGCKVDARKDEHKGVPYKELFFIWVVCLASSLPISCLFPFLYFMIKDFHIAKKEEDIGFYAGFVGSAYMFGRALTSILWGMIADRYGRKPVIIIGTLAVVVMNALFGLSTKFWMAISTRFILGLLCGLLGPIKAYACEVCRPEHQAVGLSLITTSWGVGLVIGPAMGGFLAKPAEKYSKLFPKGSLFARFPYFLPCLCISFCAGLAFIVCWWLPETLHTHSGTNEEQNVKDRNENLLETGTTGSDSKRSPFKNWPLMSSIIVYSVFSLHDMAYSEIFSLWAVSPKKFGGLSFSTKNVGLVLSITGCGLIISQQILYPMFERIFGHMKITRIASVLTIPLLTSYPFMAKFSGLSLSLVLNCASILKNAFYNAILTGLFIIQNNAVPQHQRGAANGIAMTSMSLFKAFGPAGGGAIFSWALKRMDASFLPGVHMVFFILNVIEVVGLLLTCKAFLPLPKSKGQEIECFQNERGSR; encoded by the exons A TGTCTTCTAATACGGTACTGTATTATGAGAATTGTGAAGGTTGCAAGGTTGATGCGCGTAAAGACGAGCACAAAGGTGTGCCATATAAAGAATTGTTCTTTATATGGGTTGTTTGTTTAGCTTCTT CTCTACCTATATCATGTCTCTTTCCGTTCCTATACTTCATG ATAAAGGATTTCCACATTGCCAAAAAGGAAGAAGATATTGGATTTTATGCAGGATTTGTAG gGTCAGCGTATATGTTTGGAAGAGCTTTGACCTCAATTTTATGGGGAATGATAGCTGATCGATATGGTCGAAAACCTGTTATAATCATCGGGACTTTGGCAGT GGTAGTCATGAACGCTTTATTTGGTCTCAGCACAAAATTTTGGATGGCAATTTCTACGAGGTTTATCCTAGGATTGCTTTGTGGTTTACTTGGCCCCATCAAG GCATATGCTTGCGAAGTTTGCCGACCTGAACATCAAGCTGTGGGACTATCACTT ATCACGACATCATGGGGGGTAGGCTTGGTCATTGGCCCAGCCATGGGAGGCTTTCTGGCAAAG CCTGCAGAGAAATATTCGAAACTATTTCCTAAGGGATCTCTCTTTGCGAG ATTTCCATACTTTCTACCCTGCCTATGTATATCATTTTGTGCAGGACTAGCATTTATAGTTTGTTGGTGGCTCCCG GAGACATTGCACACACATAGTGGAACAAATGAAGAACAAAATGTGAAGGATAGAAATGAAAATCTACTAGAGACGGGTACAACCGGATCAGACTCTAAGAGAAGTCCTTTTAAGAATTGGCCGTTAATGTCATCCATCATCGTATATTCTGTTTTCTCGCTTCATGACATGGCGTATTCAGAG ATTTTCTCATTGTGGGCAGTGAGTCCTAAAAAGTTTGGCGGACTGAGCTTTTCAACTAAGAATGTTGGTTTGGTACTTTCAATCACAGGATGTGGTCTAATTATCTCCCAACAAATTCTATATCCaatgtttgagaggatttttggtCACATGAAGATTACTCGTATTGCCTCG GTTTTGACGATACCATTGTTAACAAGTTACCCATTTATGGCCAAGTTTTCTGGCTTGAGCCTTTCTTTAGTGTTAAATTGCGCGTCTATATTGAAGAACGCATTTTAT AATGCGATTCTCACTGGATTATTCATTATTCAAAACAACGCCGTG cCTCAACACCAAAGAGGAGCTGCAAATGGTATTGCAATGACCTCAATGTCTCTATTCAAGGCATTTGGTCCAGCCGGAGGTGGTGCTAT ATTTTCATGGGCTCTCAAACGCATGGATGCGTCCTTTCTCCCAG GTGTTCACATGGTTTTCTTCATCTTGAATGTGATTGAAGTAGTTGGATTACTATTGACGTGCAAAGCGTTTCTCCCACTTCCTAAGAGCAAGGGCCAGGAGATTGAATGTTTTCAAAATGAAAGAGGATCTAGGTGA
- the LOC113349224 gene encoding protein ZINC INDUCED FACILITATOR-LIKE 1-like isoform X1, with amino-acid sequence MVHSPNSYQYLQQWIALGKEYMMKLSLDHHLKLKIASTSSLDFRRMDRRTHLSSNTVLYYENCEGCKVDARKDEHKGVPYKELFFIWVVCLASSLPISCLFPFLYFMIKDFHIAKKEEDIGFYAGFVGSAYMFGRALTSILWGMIADRYGRKPVIIIGTLAVVVMNALFGLSTKFWMAISTRFILGLLCGLLGPIKAYACEVCRPEHQAVGLSLITTSWGVGLVIGPAMGGFLAKPAEKYSKLFPKGSLFARFPYFLPCLCISFCAGLAFIVCWWLPETLHTHSGTNEEQNVKDRNENLLETGTTGSDSKRSPFKNWPLMSSIIVYSVFSLHDMAYSEIFSLWAVSPKKFGGLSFSTKNVGLVLSITGCGLIISQQILYPMFERIFGHMKITRIASVLTIPLLTSYPFMAKFSGLSLSLVLNCASILKNAFYNAILTGLFIIQNNAVPQHQRGAANGIAMTSMSLFKAFGPAGGGAIFSWALKRMDASFLPGVHMVFFILNVIEVVGLLLTCKAFLPLPKSKGQEIECFQNERGSR; translated from the exons ATGGTTCAttcaccaaactcttatcaataCCTTCAACAGTGGATCGCTCTGG GGAAGGAATATATGATGAAGTTGAGCTTGGATCATCATTTGAAACTGAAGATTGCCTCAACATCTTCCCTGGATTTCAGAAGGATGGATCGAAGAACCCACT TGTCTTCTAATACGGTACTGTATTATGAGAATTGTGAAGGTTGCAAGGTTGATGCGCGTAAAGACGAGCACAAAGGTGTGCCATATAAAGAATTGTTCTTTATATGGGTTGTTTGTTTAGCTTCTT CTCTACCTATATCATGTCTCTTTCCGTTCCTATACTTCATG ATAAAGGATTTCCACATTGCCAAAAAGGAAGAAGATATTGGATTTTATGCAGGATTTGTAG gGTCAGCGTATATGTTTGGAAGAGCTTTGACCTCAATTTTATGGGGAATGATAGCTGATCGATATGGTCGAAAACCTGTTATAATCATCGGGACTTTGGCAGT GGTAGTCATGAACGCTTTATTTGGTCTCAGCACAAAATTTTGGATGGCAATTTCTACGAGGTTTATCCTAGGATTGCTTTGTGGTTTACTTGGCCCCATCAAG GCATATGCTTGCGAAGTTTGCCGACCTGAACATCAAGCTGTGGGACTATCACTT ATCACGACATCATGGGGGGTAGGCTTGGTCATTGGCCCAGCCATGGGAGGCTTTCTGGCAAAG CCTGCAGAGAAATATTCGAAACTATTTCCTAAGGGATCTCTCTTTGCGAG ATTTCCATACTTTCTACCCTGCCTATGTATATCATTTTGTGCAGGACTAGCATTTATAGTTTGTTGGTGGCTCCCG GAGACATTGCACACACATAGTGGAACAAATGAAGAACAAAATGTGAAGGATAGAAATGAAAATCTACTAGAGACGGGTACAACCGGATCAGACTCTAAGAGAAGTCCTTTTAAGAATTGGCCGTTAATGTCATCCATCATCGTATATTCTGTTTTCTCGCTTCATGACATGGCGTATTCAGAG ATTTTCTCATTGTGGGCAGTGAGTCCTAAAAAGTTTGGCGGACTGAGCTTTTCAACTAAGAATGTTGGTTTGGTACTTTCAATCACAGGATGTGGTCTAATTATCTCCCAACAAATTCTATATCCaatgtttgagaggatttttggtCACATGAAGATTACTCGTATTGCCTCG GTTTTGACGATACCATTGTTAACAAGTTACCCATTTATGGCCAAGTTTTCTGGCTTGAGCCTTTCTTTAGTGTTAAATTGCGCGTCTATATTGAAGAACGCATTTTAT AATGCGATTCTCACTGGATTATTCATTATTCAAAACAACGCCGTG cCTCAACACCAAAGAGGAGCTGCAAATGGTATTGCAATGACCTCAATGTCTCTATTCAAGGCATTTGGTCCAGCCGGAGGTGGTGCTAT ATTTTCATGGGCTCTCAAACGCATGGATGCGTCCTTTCTCCCAG GTGTTCACATGGTTTTCTTCATCTTGAATGTGATTGAAGTAGTTGGATTACTATTGACGTGCAAAGCGTTTCTCCCACTTCCTAAGAGCAAGGGCCAGGAGATTGAATGTTTTCAAAATGAAAGAGGATCTAGGTGA